One window from the genome of Pieris rapae chromosome 8, ilPieRapa1.1, whole genome shotgun sequence encodes:
- the LOC110997964 gene encoding ETS-related transcription factor Elf-3: MIDYARPYDQNMCEYYMPPSPAPARLDDFQVFKKGTCTYGNYYNTYDVLAEPEVDTATNVYHNLVNLRDSYRPEDWRYKSVFDWTADDTVSWIFDCVIASGFSEYDVPFYNLKIPGIQIRGMGREDILNRMLHSSIDPIMSSRIADVVYEKLQSRLNDEILRQSTVFKYADPYQSQEQTMLDLDYHKNKLCSDYKPNDSSLLQPADSSDDAEDLFGSSAAASPEGAYGSDGSEDERRSKLVKRPPGRPKGSGKKGVKRPRSVSVPEFLRNLLFDERYCPSIIKWEDYSQGKFRFVKPDEVAKLWGQMKQNENMTFEKFSRAMRYHYRQSVLVSVPTARLVYQFGHKGPDFRTDNPNFIKVKSELDVHDMNYSNS; the protein is encoded by the exons ATGATTGATTACGCGCGCCCCTACGATCAAAACATGTGCGAGTATTATATGCCTCCGTCGCCGGCGCCCGCGCGCCTTGACGACTTTCAAGTCTTCAAAAAAGGAACCTGTACCTACGGGAACTATTACAACACTTACGACGTCCTCGCTGAACCTGAGGTCGATACTGCGACTAATGTCTATCACAACCTCGTCAACCTCAGAGATTCATACCGCCCAGAAGATTGGAGATACAAGAGCGTCTTCGACTGGACAGCAGACGACACCGTGTCTTGGATCTTTGATTGCGTGATTGCTAGTGGTTTTAGTGAATACGATGTACCGTTCTATAACCTCAAAATTCCCGGAATCCAAATCAGGGGTATGGGAAGGGAAGATATCCTTAACAGAATGTTGCATTCCAGCATAGATCCAATCATGTCGAGCAGAATAGCTGATGTGGTATATGAAAAGCTGCAAAGTCGTCTAAATGATGAAATTTTACGTCAGTCTACGGTGTTTAAATACGCTGACCCGTATCAAAGTCAGGAACAGACAATGTTAGATTTGGattatcacaaaaataaactatgttCAGATTACAAACCTAACGATAGCAGTTTATTACAACCGGCGGACTCTAGCGACGATGCGGAAGATTTGTTTGGTTCTTCGGCCGCCGCGTCTCCTGAAGGTGCATATGGTAGTGATGGCAGTGAAGATGAGAGGCGGTCGAAATTAGTAAAGCGGCCTCCGGGTAGGCCAAAAGGAAGTGGCAAAAAGGGCGTCAAGAGACCGAGAAGCGTTTCCGTGCCGGAGTTCCTCAGAAATTTGTTGTTCGATGAGAGATACTGCCCGTCCATTATAAAGTGGGAGGATTACTCGCAAGGAAAGTTCAG ATTCGTGAAACCAGACGAAGTCGCGAAACTTTGGGGACAGATGAAACAGAACGAGAACATGACCTTCGAGAAGTTCAGTAGGGCAATGAGATACCACTATCGGCAATCGGTTCTGGTTTCCGTCCCCACTGCACGCCTCGTCTACCAATTCGGCCACAAGGGTCCTGACTTCAGGACTGATAATCCAAATTTCATTAAAGTGAAGTCGGAATTAGATGTTCATGATATGAATTACTCAAATTCTTAG